One Aegilops tauschii subsp. strangulata cultivar AL8/78 chromosome 7, Aet v6.0, whole genome shotgun sequence genomic window carries:
- the LOC141020563 gene encoding uncharacterized protein, protein MRLAMETSPLIKLISLTLLLASAIAGPTLEEQAGALLAWKATLETQPAQLQLQSWENTSWPCSWHGISCSSKHQQQPVITGISLRGLGLRGELHTLNFSALATLTSIQLAQNQIRGSLPPSLASSLPNLRHLMLQANQLSGEIPSHIKHLEGLVALDLSNNHLFGPIPSELGYLRKLRQLDFSNNNLTGPIPRNLGNLTKLTNLSLADNQISGYLPPELGYLVNLRWLVLSQNKLMGSIPATLGRLVNLAILYLYYNQLSGHIPQELGYLVNLEELDFTGNDLTGPIPRNLGNLTKLNNLFLGDNQLSGYLPPELGYLVNLGGLHLWQNKLMGSIPATFGSLLNLTSLYLRYNQLSGHIPRELGSLVKLFELELQHNKLMGFVPDIFGNLTKLSYLYLGDNQLSGHIPRELGYLVNMRKLDLRNNKLIGSIPATFGSLVNLTSLVLWDNQLFGRIPPELGYLMNLEELGLSNNKLVGSLPDMFGNLTKLALLHLDGNKFSGHVPGEIGTLMDLQYLQLNGNNFSGPLPPDLCAGGKLERLTAFDNNLNGPLPSSLVHCLSLVRVRLERNQIEGDISELGIHPNMVYMDMSSNKLYGQLSNHWREWRNLTKLNISNNNIMGNIPTSMGQLSQLKVLDLSSNKLEGELPSKLGNVKSLFHLSLADNLLYGSIPQEIGALYNLEILDLSSNNLSGSIKGSIEHCLKLRFLKLSHNNFEGNIPTELGVVSSLQGMLDLSDNSFVGAIPSQLSGLSMLDTLNLSRNELNSSIPASFGSMESLTSIDVSYNELEGPIPESRLFLRAPLECFMHNKMLCGVVKGLPPCSSATQSEGQRTPYGKIVLATVSILISLVLVVAILKFRHERKKSKATSTDNVTQLASMFSVWSFDGTNVFKQIAEATDNFSEVHCIGTGGYGSVYKARLATCEIFAVKKIRIIDDEYGINESMFNREIGALVQIRHRNIVKLFGYCSSSQGRFLIYEYMERGNLAETLRANKRAIELDWKRRVNIMLDVVHALAYMHHDCPSPIVHRDITSNNILLDVEFRACISDFGTAKILNVSGPNITSLAGTKGYLAPELAYTENVTEKCDVYSFGVLVIELFLGSHPGDLLSSIYLTTNKNDLCLKDLLDSRLELPGAETAREIYNMLSIAVQCLDPNPSHRPTTRRASDELSSGNQRCDGHHVDYIHANLTIPT, encoded by the exons ATGCGACTAGCCATGGAGACCTCCCCTTTGATAAAGCTCATCTCACTCACCCTCCTACTAGCCTCGGCCATCGCTGGGCCAACTTTGGAGGAACAGGCAGGAGCACTTCTTGCCTGGAAAGCCACACTAGAAACCCAACCAGCCCAACTCCAACTGCAATCCTGGGAAAACACCTCATGGCCGTGTAGCTGGCATGGCATCAGCTGCAGCAGCAAGCATCAACAACAACCGGTGATCACCGGGATCTCTCTGCGAGGATTGGGGCTCAGAGGGGAGCTCCACACCCTCAACTTCTCGGCATTGGCAACCCTGACGAGTATCCAACTCGCGCAAAATCAGATAAGGGGCtccttaccaccttctttagcATCATCCTTGCCAAACCTGCGCCATCTAATGCTCCAGGCAAATCAGCTCTCCGGTGAAATACCAAGCCATATAAAACACCTAGAGGGTCTTGTGGCGTTGGATTTGTCAAACAATCACTTGTTTGGTCCCATTCCCAGCGAACTAGGCTACCTAAGGAAGCTGCGTCAATTAGATTTTTCCAACAACAACCTCACAGGCCCTATCCCAAGAAATTTAGGGAATTTAACCAAGCTCACTAACTTGTCCCTCGCTGATAACCAAATATCTGGATATCTTCCTCCAGAACTAGGTTACCTCGTGAATTTACGATGGTTGGTTCTTAGTCAAAACAAACTCATGGGTTCTATCCCGGCTACCTTGGGGAGATTGGTTAATCTCGCTATCTTGTACCTATATTATAACCAACTTTCTGGACATATCCCTCAAGAACTAGGTTACCTCGTGAACTTAGAAGAGTTAGATTTTACCGGCAACGACCTCACAGGCCCTATCCCAAGAAATTTAGGCAATTTAACCAAACTCAATAACTTGTTTCTTGGTGATAACCAATTGTCTGGATATCTTCCTCCAGAACTAGGTTACCTGGTGAATTTAGGAGGGCTGCATCTTTGGCAAAACAAACTTATGGGTTCTATCCCCGCTACCTTTGGGAGTTTGCTTAATCTCACCAGCTTGTACCTAAGATATAACCAACTTTCTGGGCACATTCCTCGAGAACTAGGTTCCCTCGTGAAGTTATTTGAGTTAGAACTTCAACACAACAAACTCATGGGTTTCGTTCCTGATATATTTGGAAATTTGACCAAGCTCAGTTACTTGTACCTGGGCGACAACCAACTTTCCGGACATATTCCTCGAGAACTTGGGTACCTAGTGAATATGAGAAAGTTAGATCTTAGGAACAACAAACTCATTGGTTCTATCCCTGCTACCTTTGGGAGTTTGGTTAATCTCACTAGCTTGGTCCTGTGGGACAACCAACTCTTTGGACGTATTCCTCCAGAATTAGGTTACCTCATGAACTTGGAAGAGTTAGGACTTAGCAACAACAAACTCGTGGGTTCCCTCCCTGATATGTTTGGAAATTTGACCAAGCTCGCTCTCTTGCACCTGGATGGTAATAAATTTTCCGGACATGTTCCTGGAGAAATTGGTACCTTAATGGATCTCCAATATCTACAGTTGAATGGTAACAATTTCTCCGGTCCCTTGCCACCTGACTTGTGTGCTGGAGGCAAGCTCGAGAGATTGACTGCATTTGATAATAACCTGAATGGACCTTTGCCGTCAAGTCTGGTACATTGCTTAAGCCTAGTTAGAGTTCGTCTTGAAAGGAATCAAATAGAAGGAGATATCTCTGAGTTGGGAATTCATCCCAATATGGTGTATATGGATATGAGCTCGAATAAACTATATGGGCAGTTATCTAACCATTGGAGGGAGTGGCGTAATCTTACCAAGCTGAACATCTCAAACAACAACATCATGGGTAATATACCCACAAGTATGGGACAGCTGTCTCAGTTAAAGGTGCTCGATCTTTCATCAAACAAACTTGAAGGGGAGCTTCCAAGTAAACTGGGCAATGTAAAAAGTCTGTTCCATTTGAGCCTCGCTGATAATTTGCTCTATGGTAGCATTCCACAAGAAATTGGAGCATTGTACAATCTAGAGATCCTAGATTTGTCATCAAATAACCTAAGTGGATCGATAAAAGGTTCAATTGAACATTGTCTCAAGCTTCGCTTTTTGAAGTTGAGTCATAATAACTTTGAAGGAAACATCCCTACCGAGCTAGGCGTGGTGTCAAGCTTACAAGGCATGTTGGATTTAAGTGACAATTCATTTGTTGGGGCGATACCAAGCCAACTTAGTGGCCTGAGCATGCTAGATACTTTGAATCTTTCACGCAATGAATTGAATAGCTCAATTCCAGCATCATTTGGGAGCATGGAAAGCTTAACATCCATTGATGTATCTTATAATGAATTGGAAGGACCGATCCCAGAGAGTAGGCTTTTCCTGAGAGCTCCACTCGAGTGTTTCATGCATAATAAGATGTTATGTGGTGTAGTGAAAGGACTGCCCCCCTGTAGTAGTGCAACTCAGAGCGAAGGACAACGGACACCTTATGGAAAAATTGTACTAGCCACAGTCTCTATTTTGATATCTCTTGTTCTTGTCGTAGCTATACTTAAATTCCGGCATGAAAGGAAGAAATCAAAGGCAACTTCCACTGATAATGTAACACAATTAGCAAGCATGTTCTCTGTTTGGAGCTTTGATGGGACAAATGTGTTCAAGCAAATTGCTGAGGCAACTGACAATTTTAGCGAGGTACATTGCATTGGAACCGGAGGATATGGGTCTGTGTACAAAGCTAGACTTGCAACATGTGAAATATTTGCAGTGAAGAAGATACGCATAATAGACGATGAGTATGGCATCAATGAGTCAATGTTCAATCGCGAGATCGGGGCATTGGTGCAGATTCGACATCGAAACATCGTAAAACTATTTGGGTATTGTTCCTCAAGCCAAGGCAGATTTCTTATCTATGAATACATGGAGAGAGGAAACTTGGCAGAAACACTTAGAGCCAACAAAAGGGCAATTGAATTGGACTGGAAAAGGCGGGTAAATATCATGTTGGACGTGGTTCATGCTTTGGCATACATGCATCATGATTGTCCATCACCAATAGTTCACCGAGATATAACAAGCAACAACATTTTGCTTGATGTGGAATTTAGAGCTTGCATCTCTGATTTTGGTACGGCTAAAATCCTCAATGTTAGTGGCCCGAATATCACAAGCCTTGCTGGTACAAAAGGCTATCTTGCTCCAG AGCTAGCGTACACAGAGAATGTGACGGAGAAATGTGATGTATATAGCTTCGGAGTGCTCGTTATTGAGCTTTTTTTGGGATCCCATCCAGGCGATTTGCTCTCATCTATCTACTTGACAACCAACAAGAATGATCTGTGTCTGAAGGATCTGCTGGACTCCAGGCTCGAGCTTCCGGGCGCTGAAACCGCTAGAGAAATATACAACATGCTCAGCATTGCAGTTCAGTGCCTAGACCCTAACCCATCACACAGACCAACAACACGGCGTGCTAGTGATGAGCTATCTTCTGGGAACCAAAGATGTGACGGTCATCATGTTGATTATATACACGCCAACCTCACCATTCCTACCTAG